The DNA window CGGTCACGGTACGATTGAGCTGGCTGTCAGTGCGACTAAAAAAGGAGCCTTTGACTTCTTAGAAAAACCCCTTTCCCTACAAAAGGTTCTGGACACTATCCATTCTGCTTTAAAGAAAAATGAAAAAACGGAAATTCCGGACGTTATCCTCGAATACGACCCGATTATCGGAGAATCATCGGCCATAAAAAAAGTTAAGTTTGCGATTTCCCAGGCTGCTTCCACCAACGCCAGAGTATTTATTTATGGTGAAAACGGAACCGGAAAAGAACTGGTAGCCCGTTCTATTTACCAGAACTCCAAACGAAAAGACAAACCCTATATAGAAATTAACTGCGCAGCAATTCCCGAAGAACTCATTGAATCCGAGCTATTCGGCTATGAAAAAGGAGCCTTTACCGGGGCTGCCGAAAAGCGAATCGGGAAATTTGAATCGGCCAATCATGGCACCCTTTTCTTAGATGAGATTTGTGATATGTCTCTTTCTACCCAGGCCAAGGTTTTACGTATTTTACAGGAACAGAGGTTCGAAAAGCTGGGAAGCAGCGATACAATTACGGTAGATGTTCGGGTAATTGCTGCAACGAACATCCCCGTAGAAGATGCTATCCGGGAAGGCCGCTTCCGGGAAGACCTCTACTACAGACTCAACGTGATTCCTATTATCATTCCTCCCCTGCGGGAGAGAAGAGAAGACATTCCCCTGCTCCTCGACTTTTACATGAAAGAAATTGCTGAATTCAATGGAATTGAAGCCAAAATGATGGATAACGAAGCCGTATCTATCCTTACCAATCACTTCTGGCCGGGAAATATACGAGAATTAAAGAACGTTGTAGAGCGTTTGAGCATTATGACCATAGGAAATACAATCAAAGGAAAGGATACAAAAGATGCTCTCATTGGTTTTAAAAAAGCCGAGGAAATTTTTCAGCAGGGGGACCTAAAAAAGGCCAAGGAAGAGTTCGAGAGGCAGTATATCATCAAATCCCTGCAAATGAACGAAGGAAATGTGAGTAAAACATCTAAAATCCTCGGAGTAGAAAGAACCCATCTATATAGAAAAATTAAATCCTTAAATATTCAGATTGACAACCTTTCCGAATAGAGTCACTTTTTAATTTGAAGCAGTAAGCTGGTTTCAGTAACTGTCGATAATAGAAACATGGCAATAGGTAGGTCGGACTCATTACAGGAATTAATTACCCTGATGGAAACCATTTATGGAGAAACCATCATCGGTTCTGATATTAATCTGATAAAACACCTATTCTACTATCTGAAATCCGAAAATTCCGAATTTGATATTGAATACGAAGAACGCCTGATGCCGGTTCGAGTAGAAACGGTTTCTGCCGAATCGGTCACCCTGAATGTTCTCGGTTTTGAAGACCAGGGTACCAGACGGGCAAAGATTCGTTTTGAAGTCATTAACGTACTCTATGTCTTTGAAGTCATTATCAATGAGATTAAAGACAATTTGGTAACGATTCGAATCCCTACCGAACTACAATCCGCTGAAATGAGAAAACACAGGCGGGTAGGTTGTGATGACCTTTTCATGAACTTTATCATCCTGTTTCGCTCTTACAAAGGAGGACAATATATTTCAGGAGATAATATCTATGCAGAAAGAAGGTTTACCCATCTTTTTCGTGAGATAAAATATGATGAGCCCAACTTAAAGCTCATGAACCTGATGCTTACCGATTACGTTATGAGAATTTCCTCGGAATACGAAATTGTAATATACAAAGAAAGTAATCCGGATTCGGATATTGTGCCCAGACTTATCTCCTGGTTTCAAAACGCACAGATGCCGGAGTATGATAGCCGGGAATACGAGAGCTCAAATTTAAAAGAAAGAAAGGAAAAATACTTTAAAGACAAGCTTGAACCTGAAATCATAAGGCGCTTACTCTCTAAAGAGTTAAATTCTATTTATATACAGGATTGTTCCAGTATCGATAGCTACATTCGTTCTCTAAATCATCCAAGTTTAATCTCTTATAATGAATTCTATCAAGAAATTTCAGATTTAAGTGATGAAATGGAAGCCTATAGCATCATGGAAAATTTTCAAAAAAAGGAAGACAAAGACTTTTTTGTTTCCTACATCATATCTCCGATTACCCTCTTCGATAAAGTAATCGGTCATATCAAAGTATACACAACCCACATGGACAAGCATATCCTTACAAATTATGATGCTGAGTATATCCATGAGATGACTGAAATTTCAAGCTACGGTTTTACAAAAATTGCTATCAAGGGAAACCGTTTTAATATGCTATACACCAATACAAAAATTGTAGACATTAGTATTACCGGTTTGCGTTTTGAGATTTATGATGAAAAACTCTTTCAATATCTACACAAGCATAATACAATAAAAATGTATATCCCCATTGGCCCGAGGACTCTGGTAATTAACGGGGAAATCGTGCGTTACGAACCTTCCTACGACGTATATCGCATGGGAGTAAATTTCTTCTCTTCTAACCCGGATGATATGAAAATCCTGGAAAACTATATCTATGAAAAGAAAGGAAATATACTCTCCGAATAGTCTTTCGATTTTTCCGGGGAGAAAGCGAGCCACCGATGGTTCGCCTGCGGGGAAAAAACAATCCCGGCCTCTTTGAAAATTCATGTTAGAGAAATTTTATTTTTATAGCTTTTTACTCTTCCTTTTAAGTTTCCCCCTATCGGTAAGTATATCTCAGAGTTTTGCGGTTTTATCGATTCTCTTTTATGCTTCCCTCTTAATAAAACAAAAAAATATACCCAAACTTCCCCTGCCTTTTTATATACTTTTATTTTATTTTCTTAGCTACATTCCTTCTCTTATCTACCATTTTCAGGAATATCCCGATGAAGCATGGAAACTTTTAAAAACTTCCGAGCTTTCCGATATCTGGATGTGCTTCATCCTTCCTGTGGCTTATAAACTTTTTCAAGATAAGCAAAAAAGAAAACTGATTCTCTATATATTCTTCTTTTCCTTTTTCCTATTATTTCTTTCCGGTTTTATTTCTCTCTTCACACCCTTTCGTCTTGCCTATTATATTCGGGATGGTTTTAAAGTTTTACCGGGAGTTCGTTTACAACATTTAGCAGGTCGCACATTCGGAATTGTTACCTACCTTCCTCTCGGACTTATGAATACACACCTGACCTACGGGGGCCTTTTGAGCCTATTTCTTCCCGGAATAGGTTTTTATAGCCTGCACTCTATTTATAAAAATTTCAGACAAAGTAAATTCAGCTATATTTTTTTCCTACTGCTTCTATTAGTACCTGCCCTATTCGTCTTCTTTTATAACCAGTCCCGGTCTGCCTGGTTAGGACTTGTCTTTTCTGTTTGTTTTACTTTAATTTCCATCAGAACTCTTAGAATATTTTTATTCAAACCTATCGTTCTTTTTAGTTTTATTTCACTATTAGTTCTCGGAATTTTTTCTGCATCTATCCTGATTGAAAAAAACTGGATGCTAAAGCGAGCCTTTCAGCAATTAAACAAAAAAAACAGTACAGAAAACCAGAGATATTTTATTTATAGGTTTAGCTTAAAAATTGTCCAAAACTCTCCTCTATTGGGTGCAGGCCCCGGACGGTTTCGTATCGAGCATGAAATGGCTTCTCAAGAGATGGTAAAAAAGCAGGAACAACTCTGGTATGAAAGTTCGATTACTCCAAGGGGTCATGCACACCACGATATTCTTCACTCACAGGCAAGCGGGGGAATTCTCGCTTCTTTTCTTTTATTTCTTTTCTGGTATCAATTATTTTCCGGCCTTATTTATTCCCGATTCAACTCTTATCTTCTTCTTTTTTCAGGAATCCTCAGTTTATATGTGGCAGGTTTCTTCCAGTGTTATTTTCAGGATGATGAAGTCCTGCTTCCCTTTCTGACTTTTACCGGCTTCTATTTAGCATCGATAAAAAGTAGAAAAACACATTTTTCTTTCCCCTTACTTCTAATACTATTTCTTCTTCTTTTTTCCTCTGTCGGACTCATCCTGTATCGAAATATTCCTTCTCCTTCGGAAGTTTATGAAAGGAAAATATTTACCGGTACACAGGAAGAGAAAGAAGCTTATGGAAAAAGTTTAAAAGGTCTTACCGCTAAATTACCTTCCTCAAAAGCCAAATCAGGCTTTCGGCTGGAGGGCTGCTTAAATCAACGATTTGGAAATCCCATTCTTCCGAGAAAGGAAGACTATTCTATCGCTCTGACGATTCCAAAAAATGCAGCTAATCCGCCTCAGTCTGTCAGGGTTCAGGCCTGGGAAAGAGATGCTTTCGATCAGGATAAAGAATATAAAGCTCACGAGCTACGTCACCTGAAAGACTACTATTTTGAGCTTCATACCGGCCGAAATATTCTGACATTTCCCGGTCTTCTTTCCGCAGAAGGTTCAGTAGCCTTTCCTGAGAATGTTTACTTTCGAGACTTTACCTTTCTTTTTCAGGTAAACGAATCGGAACCTATTTTCTCAATTCCTCAAATAGACCCCGGAGAACTCTGCAATGCAAAATAAGGATATACCTCCTGCTCCTTCAAATACAAAAACTATTAGGAAGAAATAAATTGATTTGTTTAAGCGGCTATAAAATCACACAAGAACTATTTGAAAGTACATCCACAATCATATATAGAGGATTTCGCGAATCGGATAATCAAGCAGTGATTTTAAAACTATTAAAAAAAGAATACCCCGCTCCGGAAGATATAGCCCGTTTTAAAGGAGAATTTGAATTAACAAAGAGTTTAAGAATAGAAGGAGTTATTAAAGCCTACAGCCTGGAAAAATACAAAAACACTTTTGTTATGATTCTGGAAGATTTTGGCGGGGAATCACTGAAAAATCAGATAGGTTCAAAAAAATTCATGTTAGAAAAACTCCTAAGGCTTGCTATACATCTAACAGAAACCCTCGAAGAAATCCATAAGAATCATGTAATACATAAAGATATTAATACAAGTAATATTATATGGAACCCAAAGACCGATCAAATTAAAATCATCGACTTTGGTATTTCTACCAGGTTATCCAGAGTAACTCCCAGACTATTAAACCCGGATATACTGGAAGGGACTCTGCCATATATTTCACCCGAACAAACAGGACGCATGAACCGAACTTTAGATTATCGCACAGATTTCTATTCACTGGGTGTAACCTTCTATGAAATATTAACCGGTCAATTGCCTTTTTTATCTTTAGACCCCATAGAGCTTGTGCATAACCACATAGCAAAAGAACCTCCGGATCCCCGTAAATTAAACCCCAAGTTACCTCTCTGTCTTTCCAAAATCATCTTAAAACTTATGGCAAAGACAGCAGAAGAACGGTACCAAACGGCTTATGGTTTAAAGTGCGATCTTTTACAATGCCTGGAACATTTACAGGAAAATAAATTTGATTCAGACTTTTCACTCGGACTAAAAGATATATCCGATCAATTTCAGGTACCACAGAAATTATATGGGAGAGAAAAAGAAATAAGGAGTCTAATTCAGGCATTTGAAGATATTACCACAGGCAACACGAATCTATTACTGGTAGCCGGGTACTCAGGTGTAGGAAAATCAGCATTGGTAAACGAAGTTCATAAGTCTATATCCAAAAAGAATGGCTATTTTATCGATGGAAAATTTGAACAATTTCAAAGAAATATTCCTTATAGTGCTTTAATTCGATCTTTTAATCTACTAACCCAACAACTTCTTGGTGAATCAAAAAGTCATTTAGAGTATTGGAAAAAAAGACTCCTCGATAACCTTGGTTCTAATGGACAAATTATCATTGATTTGATTCCGGAAATGGAACAAATTATAGGTAAGCAAGATCCGCTTGTAGATTTAAATCCTACAGACTCCCAAAATCGATTCATCATAACTTTTCAAAACTTAATTAAAGCACTTGTCGGACCGGAGCATCCCCTTGTATTTTTTTTAGATGACCTGCAATGGGTTGATGTTCCAACTTTAAATCTGATCCAAAATCTGCTGACTTCAAAAGACATTCAGTATTTGCTTATCATCGGGGCCTATCGGGATAATGAAGTAAGTGAAGGACATCCCTTAAATATCTGTCTGGATGAAATCCAGAAAACAAAATCCATCATTAAATTGATTCTCGAACCTCTAAAGGGAGATACGGTAAATCAAATTCTTTCAGAAACACTTCACCACCCCAAGGAAAAAACGAGAACTCTATCAGAATTAATATACAAAAAGACAGAAGGAAATCCTTTTTTTGTAAACACTCTACTAAAAACTCTTTACCAGGAAGAACATATCAAGTTTTTATATGATAAAGGTTCCTGGGATTGGAGTATTGATGAAATTCAAAAAATGCAGGTGAGTGATAATGTAGTAGAATTTATGATTCTCGAATTAAAAAAACTTCCCTTAGAAACAGGGGAAGCTCTTCAGCTTGCCTCCTGTATAGGAAATCAATTTGATTTAAAAACACTTTCTTTAATTTCTAAAAAATCATCACATGAAGTTGCAGGTATGCTCTGGGAAGCAATACATAAGAACATTCTAATTCCTTTAGATACTCAGTACCACCTATTTCAATCAAAATCAGAAAATGACATAGATAATTTGGATTTTGAAGTATATTACAAATTTTCCCACGATAGAGTTCAGCAGGCAGCGAATTCTTTAATAGATTCGGAGAAAGCAAAGGATATTCATTTAGCCATCGGAAGAATTATGCAGGTACAGGTGGAAAAGGAAAACCAGGAGGAAAAGCTTATAGAAATGGTAGGGCATTTGAATGAAGCGAGAACCCTGATTACAGACCCTCTTGAAAGGGAAGAATTGGTTCGCTTCAACTTAAATGCTGCAAAAAAAGCAAAAGCTTCCACAGCCTACAGAGCTGCCCTGGAATACC is part of the Leptospiraceae bacterium genome and encodes:
- a CDS encoding DUF1577 domain-containing protein gives rise to the protein MAIGRSDSLQELITLMETIYGETIIGSDINLIKHLFYYLKSENSEFDIEYEERLMPVRVETVSAESVTLNVLGFEDQGTRRAKIRFEVINVLYVFEVIINEIKDNLVTIRIPTELQSAEMRKHRRVGCDDLFMNFIILFRSYKGGQYISGDNIYAERRFTHLFREIKYDEPNLKLMNLMLTDYVMRISSEYEIVIYKESNPDSDIVPRLISWFQNAQMPEYDSREYESSNLKERKEKYFKDKLEPEIIRRLLSKELNSIYIQDCSSIDSYIRSLNHPSLISYNEFYQEISDLSDEMEAYSIMENFQKKEDKDFFVSYIISPITLFDKVIGHIKVYTTHMDKHILTNYDAEYIHEMTEISSYGFTKIAIKGNRFNMLYTNTKIVDISITGLRFEIYDEKLFQYLHKHNTIKMYIPIGPRTLVINGEIVRYEPSYDVYRMGVNFFSSNPDDMKILENYIYEKKGNILSE
- a CDS encoding O-antigen ligase family protein, whose protein sequence is MLEKFYFYSFLLFLLSFPLSVSISQSFAVLSILFYASLLIKQKNIPKLPLPFYILLFYFLSYIPSLIYHFQEYPDEAWKLLKTSELSDIWMCFILPVAYKLFQDKQKRKLILYIFFFSFFLLFLSGFISLFTPFRLAYYIRDGFKVLPGVRLQHLAGRTFGIVTYLPLGLMNTHLTYGGLLSLFLPGIGFYSLHSIYKNFRQSKFSYIFFLLLLLVPALFVFFYNQSRSAWLGLVFSVCFTLISIRTLRIFLFKPIVLFSFISLLVLGIFSASILIEKNWMLKRAFQQLNKKNSTENQRYFIYRFSLKIVQNSPLLGAGPGRFRIEHEMASQEMVKKQEQLWYESSITPRGHAHHDILHSQASGGILASFLLFLFWYQLFSGLIYSRFNSYLLLFSGILSLYVAGFFQCYFQDDEVLLPFLTFTGFYLASIKSRKTHFSFPLLLILFLLLFSSVGLILYRNIPSPSEVYERKIFTGTQEEKEAYGKSLKGLTAKLPSSKAKSGFRLEGCLNQRFGNPILPRKEDYSIALTIPKNAANPPQSVRVQAWERDAFDQDKEYKAHELRHLKDYYFELHTGRNILTFPGLLSAEGSVAFPENVYFRDFTFLFQVNESEPIFSIPQIDPGELCNAK
- a CDS encoding sigma-54-dependent Fis family transcriptional regulator, with amino-acid sequence MKKSKIYIVDDEREIRKTLRNILEDENFEVDDFANGKTLLKVLPKERPSLLLLDVWLGKDDGLDVLEECKKIYPTLPVVMISGHGTIELAVSATKKGAFDFLEKPLSLQKVLDTIHSALKKNEKTEIPDVILEYDPIIGESSAIKKVKFAISQAASTNARVFIYGENGTGKELVARSIYQNSKRKDKPYIEINCAAIPEELIESELFGYEKGAFTGAAEKRIGKFESANHGTLFLDEICDMSLSTQAKVLRILQEQRFEKLGSSDTITVDVRVIAATNIPVEDAIREGRFREDLYYRLNVIPIIIPPLRERREDIPLLLDFYMKEIAEFNGIEAKMMDNEAVSILTNHFWPGNIRELKNVVERLSIMTIGNTIKGKDTKDALIGFKKAEEIFQQGDLKKAKEEFERQYIIKSLQMNEGNVSKTSKILGVERTHLYRKIKSLNIQIDNLSE